AAACGCAAGGCCGACCGCAACCTCGGCCGCCGCCACCGTTACTGACATCAGAACGAACACATGTCCCGTGGCGCCCTCGTAGAGCCTTGAGAAAACGACGAAAAGCAGGTTGCAGGAGTTAAGCATGAGCTCAAGGCACATAAGCACGATCAGTATGTTTTTTCTGGTAATTATCCCGTAAACCCCGATCGCGAAGAGCACGCAGGCCAAGACTACGTAGTGAGTGACCGCAATTTCCATCTTACGATTCCCTACCCTTGGCTATGACCAGAACGCCCACCATGGCTACGACCACAAGAACCGAGGTAAGCTCAAAGGCGAGCAGATAGTCACTAAAAAGAGATCTTCCCACATCGGCCACGGTACCGAAATTCTCAGGGTCCCCAAGCTTCGGAAAAGCAACCGGAGAAGACGAGAAAAGCTTTGAGGCAAAAAATCCGACAACAACGATAAAGAGGAAAAGAAACGTCATCCTCTTCGGTATGTTCATACTGTCAAACCTGAGCTCGCTGTCCCGTATGTTGAGGAACATGACGGTAAAGAGAAAGAGGACCATTATAGCCCCCGCGTATATCAGTATCTGTATCGCCGCGATGAAATGGGCGTGGAGAAGAACGAAAAGCACGGCGGTTGAGAAAAGGGTAAGAACGAGCGAAACAGCGCTTGAAACGGGGTTTTTATGGCTCACGACCATAATGGCCCCGAGGACGGCAAGCGTGGAAAAAATATAAAAAAGGACAGTATGAGACAACGGTTTTTCCGGAAAAAGATTTGGCAATCAATTATAGTTACAATGCGGGCAGAGTCAAACCGGTCGAGGGATTCTACCTGCTTCTGGAAACTCCCCTCTTCTGACAGTAGGCACTCACGGGGCAACGGCTGCAAAGAGGAGATAAGGGCCTGCAGATATGCTGCCCGAGGGCGACCAGGAGAGAGTTATACTCTATCCAGTACCTGCGGGGCAGTTTTTCCCGAAGAGCCATTTCGGTTTCATAAGGATTTTTGGTATCTACGTAACCCCACCTG
The sequence above is a segment of the Candidatus Dadabacteria bacterium genome. Coding sequences within it:
- the nuoK gene encoding NADH-quinone oxidoreductase subunit NuoK, which gives rise to MEIAVTHYVVLACVLFAIGVYGIITRKNILIVLMCLELMLNSCNLLFVVFSRLYEGATGHVFVLMSVTVAAAEVAVGLAFVVSIYRQKESLDIDLLKLLKG
- a CDS encoding NADH-quinone oxidoreductase subunit J, whose translation is MSHTVLFYIFSTLAVLGAIMVVSHKNPVSSAVSLVLTLFSTAVLFVLLHAHFIAAIQILIYAGAIMVLFLFTVMFLNIRDSELRFDSMNIPKRMTFLFLFIVVVGFFASKLFSSSPVAFPKLGDPENFGTVADVGRSLFSDYLLAFELTSVLVVVAMVGVLVIAKGRES